The Pygocentrus nattereri isolate fPygNat1 chromosome 1, fPygNat1.pri, whole genome shotgun sequence genome window below encodes:
- the tspan11 gene encoding tetraspanin-11 isoform X3: MGSMYKDEKDDWVTVCLKYLLFVFNFLFWMGGGVVMGVGIWTLIDKGDYLSLLASSTFAVSAYILILAGALVMVTGFLGCCAVIREQRSLLSTYFSCLLLIFLIELIAGVLAYVYYQKLSDELKQHLSKTMTANYAQPGKEGITQAVDRLQQDFKCCGSNNSFDWQQSVYIMSLELEKRLVPDSCCKTMTPHCGRRDHPSNIYKVEGGCITKLEHFLADHLLIIGAVGIGVACLQVGGSSIIFIEMIAH; encoded by the exons ATGGGGAGCATGTATAAGGACGAGAAGGACGACTGGGTGACGGTGTGTCTGAAGTACCTCCTCTTCGTCTTCAACTTTCTCTTCTGG atgggTGGAGGTGTGGTGATGGGCGTGGGGATCTGGACTTTAATTGATAAAGGGGACTACCTGAGCCTGCTGGCCTCCAGCACCTTTGCTGTCTCAGCCTACATTCTCATCCTTGCCGGGGCACTAGTCATGGTCACTGGATTTCTGGGCTGCTGTGCGGTCATCCGTGAACAGAGAAGCCTCTTGTCCACG TACTTCTCCTGTTTGCTGCTGATATTCCTGATTGAGCTCATTGCAGGAGTTTTAGCATATGTGTATTATCAGAAG TTGAGCGACGAGCTgaagcagcaccttagcaagaCGATGACGGCGAACTATGCTCAGCCAGGGAAGGAAGGCATCACTCAGGCGGTGGACCGACTGCAGCAAGAT ttCAAGTGCTGTGGGAGCAACAACTCCTTCGACTGGCAGCAAAGCGTATACATCATGTCCCTAGAATTGGAGAAAAGGTTGGTTCCTGACAGCTGCTGCAAGACCATGACTCCACATTGTGGCCGAAGAGACCACCCCTCCAACATCTACAAAGTAGAG GGAGGCTGCATCACTAAGCTGGAGCACTTCCTGGCTGACCACCTGCTCATCATTGGAGCTGTGGGGATCGGTGTGGCCTGTCTACAG
- the tspan11 gene encoding tetraspanin-11 isoform X4, translating to MGSMYKDEKDDWVTVCLKYLLFVFNFLFWMGGGVVMGVGIWTLIDKGDYLSLLASSTFAVSAYILILAGALVMVTGFLGCCAVIREQRSLLSTYFSCLLLIFLIELIAGVLAYVYYQKLSDELKQHLSKTMTANYAQPGKEGITQAVDRLQQDFKCCGSNNSFDWQQSVYIMSLELEKRLVPDSCCKTMTPHCGRRDHPSNIYKVEGGCITKLEHFLADHLLIIGAVGIGVACLQKRKKTSLTFD from the exons ATGGGGAGCATGTATAAGGACGAGAAGGACGACTGGGTGACGGTGTGTCTGAAGTACCTCCTCTTCGTCTTCAACTTTCTCTTCTGG atgggTGGAGGTGTGGTGATGGGCGTGGGGATCTGGACTTTAATTGATAAAGGGGACTACCTGAGCCTGCTGGCCTCCAGCACCTTTGCTGTCTCAGCCTACATTCTCATCCTTGCCGGGGCACTAGTCATGGTCACTGGATTTCTGGGCTGCTGTGCGGTCATCCGTGAACAGAGAAGCCTCTTGTCCACG TACTTCTCCTGTTTGCTGCTGATATTCCTGATTGAGCTCATTGCAGGAGTTTTAGCATATGTGTATTATCAGAAG TTGAGCGACGAGCTgaagcagcaccttagcaagaCGATGACGGCGAACTATGCTCAGCCAGGGAAGGAAGGCATCACTCAGGCGGTGGACCGACTGCAGCAAGAT ttCAAGTGCTGTGGGAGCAACAACTCCTTCGACTGGCAGCAAAGCGTATACATCATGTCCCTAGAATTGGAGAAAAGGTTGGTTCCTGACAGCTGCTGCAAGACCATGACTCCACATTGTGGCCGAAGAGACCACCCCTCCAACATCTACAAAGTAGAG GGAGGCTGCATCACTAAGCTGGAGCACTTCCTGGCTGACCACCTGCTCATCATTGGAGCTGTGGGGATCGGTGTGGCCTGTCTACAG aagaggaagaagactTCTCTGACGTTTGATTGA
- the tspan11 gene encoding tetraspanin-11 isoform X1, producing the protein MGSMYKDEKDDWVTVCLKYLLFVFNFLFWMGGGVVMGVGIWTLIDKGDYLSLLASSTFAVSAYILILAGALVMVTGFLGCCAVIREQRSLLSTYFSCLLLIFLIELIAGVLAYVYYQKLSDELKQHLSKTMTANYAQPGKEGITQAVDRLQQDFKCCGSNNSFDWQQSVYIMSLELEKRLVPDSCCKTMTPHCGRRDHPSNIYKVEGGCITKLEHFLADHLLIIGAVGIGVACLQLAGALLTACFIYLLYKEEEEDFSDV; encoded by the exons ATGGGGAGCATGTATAAGGACGAGAAGGACGACTGGGTGACGGTGTGTCTGAAGTACCTCCTCTTCGTCTTCAACTTTCTCTTCTGG atgggTGGAGGTGTGGTGATGGGCGTGGGGATCTGGACTTTAATTGATAAAGGGGACTACCTGAGCCTGCTGGCCTCCAGCACCTTTGCTGTCTCAGCCTACATTCTCATCCTTGCCGGGGCACTAGTCATGGTCACTGGATTTCTGGGCTGCTGTGCGGTCATCCGTGAACAGAGAAGCCTCTTGTCCACG TACTTCTCCTGTTTGCTGCTGATATTCCTGATTGAGCTCATTGCAGGAGTTTTAGCATATGTGTATTATCAGAAG TTGAGCGACGAGCTgaagcagcaccttagcaagaCGATGACGGCGAACTATGCTCAGCCAGGGAAGGAAGGCATCACTCAGGCGGTGGACCGACTGCAGCAAGAT ttCAAGTGCTGTGGGAGCAACAACTCCTTCGACTGGCAGCAAAGCGTATACATCATGTCCCTAGAATTGGAGAAAAGGTTGGTTCCTGACAGCTGCTGCAAGACCATGACTCCACATTGTGGCCGAAGAGACCACCCCTCCAACATCTACAAAGTAGAG GGAGGCTGCATCACTAAGCTGGAGCACTTCCTGGCTGACCACCTGCTCATCATTGGAGCTGTGGGGATCGGTGTGGCCTGTCTACAG ttagCGGGAGCACTGCTGACTGCATGCTTTATTTATCTGCTTtataaagaagaggaagaagactTCTCTGACGTTTGA
- the tspan11 gene encoding tetraspanin-11 isoform X2, translating to MGSMYKDEKDDWVTVCLKYLLFVFNFLFWMGGGVVMGVGIWTLIDKGDYLSLLASSTFAVSAYILILAGALVMVTGFLGCCAVIREQRSLLSTYFSCLLLIFLIELIAGVLAYVYYQKLSDELKQHLSKTMTANYAQPGKEGITQAVDRLQQDFKCCGSNNSFDWQQSVYIMSLELEKRLVPDSCCKTMTPHCGRRDHPSNIYKVEGGCITKLEHFLADHLLIIGAVGIGVACLQICGMVFTCCLHRQIKLDPY from the exons ATGGGGAGCATGTATAAGGACGAGAAGGACGACTGGGTGACGGTGTGTCTGAAGTACCTCCTCTTCGTCTTCAACTTTCTCTTCTGG atgggTGGAGGTGTGGTGATGGGCGTGGGGATCTGGACTTTAATTGATAAAGGGGACTACCTGAGCCTGCTGGCCTCCAGCACCTTTGCTGTCTCAGCCTACATTCTCATCCTTGCCGGGGCACTAGTCATGGTCACTGGATTTCTGGGCTGCTGTGCGGTCATCCGTGAACAGAGAAGCCTCTTGTCCACG TACTTCTCCTGTTTGCTGCTGATATTCCTGATTGAGCTCATTGCAGGAGTTTTAGCATATGTGTATTATCAGAAG TTGAGCGACGAGCTgaagcagcaccttagcaagaCGATGACGGCGAACTATGCTCAGCCAGGGAAGGAAGGCATCACTCAGGCGGTGGACCGACTGCAGCAAGAT ttCAAGTGCTGTGGGAGCAACAACTCCTTCGACTGGCAGCAAAGCGTATACATCATGTCCCTAGAATTGGAGAAAAGGTTGGTTCCTGACAGCTGCTGCAAGACCATGACTCCACATTGTGGCCGAAGAGACCACCCCTCCAACATCTACAAAGTAGAG GGAGGCTGCATCACTAAGCTGGAGCACTTCCTGGCTGACCACCTGCTCATCATTGGAGCTGTGGGGATCGGTGTGGCCTGTCTACAG